AAAAAATGATATTCACTATGAAACCAACAATTAGCGAGATTATAAAGGAGGCATAATTCATTGAATTTGGATCCAAGGTTAAGAATCCCCATGCAATGACTGAGACAACTAATAATGGTATTCCGTAAATTGTGCTAACAATAATAAATTTTATACCATCTATTATCAGTTTTTTGAGGTCAGAAAAAGCAGGAAATTCATCCGAACCTTCTAATGTGCTTTCAATAATCCGAATTAAATAACCATTTAATATTATACTAATGGGAATGATTATTAGAATAAATTGGCCCATAAATACGGTAAATGAAACCAGAATTAACAATATTAAGAGTTTTTTCCAATTTGTAAAAGGAAAACGAAGAGAATCTGCAGCGATTTCTTTAATATTCATTTTAATCACCATTAGATAGATCTTCATTTTCAGCTTTAATCGCATTTAAAGGGTATATTAATCCTTTAAATCTACTTCCAAATGTGAATAAATATGTATTGAATAGTAAAGTGATAAATAAAGTTCCTAAAAGGGACCACATTCCCATAAAGGCCATGAATGGACTCAATAGGCCAACTATTAAACTAAATACTTCCACGATTATGGTGAAAACCACAATGTAAGCCAGGTATTTTTTCCATCCTACTTTTTTTATTAGTTCCAGTATTCTTTTAAAGGCAAAAGCTGCTCCGAATTTCTTTTCAAAGACCAGGTTACCTATTCCCATTATTAAAAACATATTCACAATAAACTCAATGACTAGGGCGGCAACAAGCAACACTATGAACGACTGGAAAGAGGGTAATATAGTTATCTGGGATGGAATGTAGAACAATAACAAGTAGGCAGGAATGGAATAAATTATATTAACTACTATTAACTCCAAACCCTTGCCTAAAAGCTCATTCTTATTATCAAAATCAGGCAGCTCATTAGAACCTTCAAAGGTGTGTTCTATTATTCTCAAAAGGTAACCATTGGCCATTATGCCTGGAATTATGACTACACTTCCTAGAAAGAAAAGAAATAATGTTAATATTTTTTTAATATCAGTAAAAGGATAACGAAGGGAATCTACAAATACATCACTAAAATTCATGCTTATAATCTCCTATATCATAATAATTGTAATATTATTAGATTAATACGATATGTTATAAATTTATTGAAAAAGTTATCTTAGGATAAATTATATACCACTTTTTAAAAAACTAAATGCATTACTTTATAATTATAAGGAGATTACTCAATGCTTGCCAAAAGAATCATTCCCTGCCTGGACTGCGATTTGCAGGTGCCACACGGCCGGGTAGTAAAAGGAGTAGAATTTAAACAAATCCGTTATGCTGGGGAACCAGTAGAACTGGCCACTAAATACTATGAAGACGGGGCCGATGAAATAGTATTCCTGGACATCACTGCTTCCCACGAGAGAAGGGAAACCATGGCTGATGTAATAAAGGCCACCACTGAGAACGTATTTGTGCCTATATGTGTAGGTGGGGGCATAAGGAAACCAGAGGACTACGTGAACATGCTCAAAGCTGGAGCAGATAAGTGCTCCACCAATACGGCGGCCATTCACAACCCGGATCTTATAAGTGAAGCTTCCAAGATTGTGGGCTCCCAGGCCTGTGTCATAGGGATAGATGCCAAGAGAAGGTACATTGAGGACGAGAGTGAGGCCCAGGATAAGATAATTGTAGAAACTAAAAAGGGCCTGGCCTGGTTTGATTGCAGTATCTATGGAGGCCGTGAATTTACAGGTATGGATGCCATTGCCTGGGCCATGGAATGTGAGGACCGGGGAGCTGGAGAGATTTTACTCACCTCAATGGATAGGGACGGCACCAAGGATGGCTATGACCTGGAACTGACCCGAGCCATAAGTGAAAGTGTGGACATTCCAGTAATTGCCTCGGGTGGTGTAGGTACTCCGCAGCATGTTCTTGAAGCTTTCACCCTGGGCAAAGCAGATGCCGCTTTGGCCGCAAGTATCTTCCACTTTAATGAGTATCCTGTGCCTGAGGTGAAGGCCTTCTTGAAGGATAATGGTGTTGTGGTTAGGGAGTGAATTAATTATTTTTTTCAGATAATCTATTAATTGGGGTGAATTCATGAAAAAAACAACTAAACAAAAAAATGAAGAAGCGGAAAACATGGTACTGGCCAAGATCGCCGAGATGCCCGAACCAGATCGGGCCATGGGCCAGCGACTCCATGAGATCATCAAGGCCACTGCACCAGACCTCACACCGAGACTATGGTACGGAATGCCGGCCTATTCCAAGGACGGCAAGGTCATCTGCTTTTTCCAAAACTCGCAGAAATTCAAAACAAGGTACTCCACCTTAGGCTTCAATGAAAATGCCAACCTCGATGAAGGCCATATGTGGCCCACGGCCTTTGCTATTATGGAATTAGGGGCCAGTGAAGAGACCAGAGTTATTGACTTGGTTAAGATGGCGGTTAGTTGAGGGTTTTTGGCCTTCTTGAATGATATGGTGTTTTGTCCGGTATTGATTTATTTATTACATCTTTTTTTAGCTAGTCGCTCAACTCGTTCTGCATTTTGATAATAACTATCCTTATTTCGTTTTTTGAATCCACAATCAATGCATTTTAGAGTATACCAAAAAAAATTATCTTGTTCTTCTAGCTCTGTTCTGCATTTTGAACATAGTGGTGGCAGTGATATGTCTATATAATTACTTTGAGTTCCAGAAAAAGTATTAGGATTAGGTTTTTTAACTTCCCATAATACGCCTGCGTAAGGTAAATAAGAAATTTTTTGCCAACCATCATGTGGAACAATACCATATGGGGAAATTGAAGCATTTTTCCTGTTTTTCCGTTGTTTTTGATAGGAATATAAAATTAAAGTCATAATAATTAATATAATTAAAAGAATCCAGATATAATATGGAATTTTAAATCCAATAAAAGAGGTTCCGATTATTTTATTTATTGATAATAAAAATAAATTTGCCAATACTATGACTAAAAAAGATGTTATAAATGATTTTAACAGTTCTTTCAAGTTATCACATATTTTTATTTTATAATTAAATTATTTTCATTAAAAATTTATTATTAATATAATATAAATTCTAACTATTTAGTAATAATGTTACTTGCTATAATTTTTTAAATTATCTAGTTGCTAAAATATTGAATCCGTATGTCTCAGTAATTTCATATTAAAACCATAATTTCCTCTATTATCCAACAACCAAAACATCACCCATATCACACACCACCCCTTCAGGGGCCCTACTCAAATATCTAACGGCCTTCATGGCCCCAGTCACAAATGACTGTCGGCTGTGGGCCCTATGAATTATTTCTATTCGTTCCCCTTCTCCGGCAAAGAGTACGGTGTGATCGCCTATGATGTCTCCACCACGGACGGCATGTATTCCTATTTCTCCGGGAGTTCGCTCCCCTACCATTCCCTGCCTACCAGGGACAAAAGTATCATCTTTATTTCTTCCCAGTGCTTGGGCCATGATTTCATAAGCTTTAAGGGCAGTTCCTGATGGTGCATCTGCTTCATGATTGTGGTGGGCTTCTATTATTTCCATATCATAATCATTTAGAATTTTGGCCAGATCTGCAATGACTTTAAAGAATACATTCACCCCTATGGCCATGTTGGGTGAGATAACTGCTTTTATCCTATTTTTTGCTACAGCTTCCCTTATTTCAGCTAACTGCTCATCTGATAATCCAGTGGTGCCTACCACTATATTAACTCCGCATTCTGCTGAAATTTTAATGTTGCTGGTGGCGATATGGGCCCTGGTGAAATCAACCAGAACATCAGGCCTTTTTTCCTTTAAAACCTCGAAAAGTTTTTGGGCACCATTTATAGGAACACCTATATTTCCTATACCTATTACTTCCCCCACATCTTTTCCGTCCAGTGGAGTATCTGGTGATCCCAGGGCCGCCACCAGCTCCATATCGTCCTGTTTTAGAATGTTTTTAATTATCTTAGTGCCCATTCTTCCATTAGCACCAGTTACTGCTATTTTAATCATCTTGTTATATCTCCATTAACAAATTTAGTCGTCATTATAAATTAAAAATTAACAAAAGTTATTCTACTTTCTCTACCCACCCATCAGAAACTTCCTCTTGAGATACAGGCGAATCTTCACCTAAAGGTATTTCTTTAAGGAAGAAGGCCACCATTAATCCTACCAGGGCCAGTATAATGGCCAAAAAGAAAATATTCTGGATAGAAAGTACCAGGGCTTGAGTTTTACTTAAAGTAGCCGCAGAACTCATCAGGGTGAGATTCATGATGTATCCAAATACAGGAACAAACACTATAGTCCCAATATTTCTAAAAAACCGCATGGAAGCAGTTACAATACCTATATCTCGCAGGGTAAATGCATTCTGGGCAGTTATATTGAATAAGGGATAGGCCATTCCCGAACCAACACCCAGAATAGTGGAATAAGCTACCAGTAGATAATACGGTGTATGGACATTCATGGTAGAGAGAAGCACCACTCCTATTCCGATTATAATGAATTCCGCAATGACCAGGTTTTTATATTTCCCTCTCCAAGATATGATTTGTCCGGTGATTATTGAGGCCAGGGTAAGACTAAAAAGCATGGGAATCATTAAAAGCCCGGAATCGGTAGCACTCATGCCTAAAACGCCCTGAGCAAATAAGGGAACATAAATTACTCCACAAAACATCACTGCTGCTGATAATAGACTTTCTATTGATGAAACACTGAATATTGAATTTTTAAATAATCGCAGCGGTAAAATCGGCTCCACCGCTTTTTTCTCAGCCCGGATAAACAATAGAAACATCGTGGCTGAAAATAAAAGGAGCCCAACTATTTCCCATAAGGGATAGGCATTTAGATCTCCAACAAAGGTTAAGGCCAGGAACATGGAACTTAGAGCTAAGGTAAATGTAATGATTCCGCCATAATCAATGACTTTTTTAATATCTGGTAATTTGAAATTGGGAATTGAATAGAGAATCAGGGCCACGGCAATGATTCCAATGGGAACATTTACAAAAAACACTCCTCTCCAACCAAAATTATCTGTAATTACGCCGCCCAGAACTGGTCCTAAAACATCGGCCAGGGCAAATACTGTGGCCATTATTCCCATGTACTTGGCCCTTTCCCGGGCTGTGAAAATCTCACCCACTATGATAAATGGGAGGGATATTAAAATTCCACCCCCAATTCCTTGAATTCCTCTAAATAATATCAATTGAAAGATATTGGTGGAAAAACCACACAGTATGGAACTTATAACAAAGGTGATGATTCCCGCAATTAAAATATGTTTTCTACCGTAAATATCTGATAATTTACCAAAAATGATTATAGCAATGGTGGAGGTTAACATGTAAGTGCTAAAGGGCCATACATAGTACTCCATGCCCTGCAGACTGCTAATGACCCGGGGCATAGCCGTGGCCATAATGGAATAATCAAAGGCAGCTACTAGTAGGCCGACCATTAGTCCTGCCATGATCATAATTATTTTATCTTTAGCAAGGTTATAGGGGGTTTCATAAGTCATAGTAATCACGGGTGGCCTATTTTACAGATTGCAGTTTTTATATTTTTGATATTCGATTGATCCTTAGTTTTTTTAATTATTCTTCAAAAAAATAAAAATAAAATAATTTCATTATTTAAAAGATTATTCTTCCTTAAATAAGATTTTAGTCCTCATTTCTTCTAAATTAGAGACTATACGGGATAAGTCGCTGGCAGGAATACTAACCATGATTTCTTCTGGAGTGAGGCCCATGCTCTGCCTGGCTGCCACATCTCCAAATCCATAAGTGACTTTTCCAGCCATATAGGGGGTGGCCGCCATGGAACTGCATATGGGGGATGCATCGGCGCCCAGTCCGTGTTCTCCAGAATCATAGGCATTGGCATGAAGTATTTTCATGCCCTGTTTGGCATTGCAGAGTATAAATATCACATCTACTTCAAATTCAGCCCTCTTTAAAGGAGCGAAAATCACTGAACTAAAAATTCCAGGTTCTATGTAGGTTTCATTTTGTCTGGAGCGCTGTAACGCAGGAATATTTTTATATAATCCTCGGGGAACCATAAAAGCACCACTTTGCACATTGGCCGGATATTCTTTCATGTCTTTAAGTCCAGAATATCTAGCACCACCCATACATTCTTCCTCTTCCAGTGTGGAATAGAATATTTCGCCCTGCATGGCTTTTCTAAGTTTGGCGCAGAAACGGGACTTGCCTTCTTCCTTTTCCACGTTTCGGGGCTCTTTTACTGACCATCCTATGGCTACTGGTTCATTCTCTAATTTTAACATTTCACTTAAATTCTCACCTAATTCATTGTAATCCATTTTAACACCTCTTTATCACAATAAACAACATTAATTTTCTTAATTCACCAATTCGCTAAATTTCGATTAAGATATTCAATATTCCTATTTCCTCAACATATGGAGAAATAAATCCCCTACATCGTTGTTAAATTTCTCTCCATCAATTCCCTTGCTTTCCAGTATATCTTTACTCCAGTCGCCCATATTCACCATACCATTGAAGATTATGGATAGAAGAATCATAGCTTCAGTTGGATCAACATCTGGTCTTATTTCACCTTCATCTATTCCTTTTTGTATGGAATCTATTCCTATGAACATTATTTCTTTGAATAATTCCTGTACTTCCTGGAATTCTTCACTACTGCTCATTTTATCCATATCAAATTGCTTTTTAATGGATGTGGGGGAATACAAGAGCCGGAAATAATCTGGATACTGATTAGAAAACTCCCTATTTGCTTTTCCATATAACACAAACTTTTTAAAACCACTATTTCCTTTTTTAACCTCTTTTTTAATCATTTTGGCCCAAATACGAATTCCACGTAAGACTATGGCAAAGTACAATGATTCTTTATTTTTAAAATAAAGATAAAGAGTACTTTTTCCAAGGCCAACCTCTCTGGCTATTTCATTCATTGAAATTTCATCAAAGTCCTTATCAATAATTAATTTCCTAGCAGCATCAATAATATCGCTCTGACGCTGTTCTCTTTCTCTTTCTTTCCATTTTGCAAGTGACATGATTTCACCTATAATGTTTATGACTTACCAATCTTATTTATGACTCATAGGTCAGTTACATAAACTGTGGTCATGATAAGTTATAAAGATTTTGGTTAAAATTAAAATTTTAAAATATTCAAAGAAAAAATTATATAAAAAATAGAAAAAATCAGCTTTTATCAATCAATAATCTCAAATTCATCCACTTCCTCATAACTAATGGCTACGGTCAGCACCGGCTCATTAAATTCAAATCCTACAAAATAGGGGTTAATCCAAACATGGATGGCCTTACCAACGGTATCAATGGAAACCACAGGTCCAATACTAACTTTATTAATTATCAGGGTCACTGGTTCGTTATCAACATTAAATGTTTTTCCATCCAGATTTTCTTCGGGGTATTCAACTTCCTCAAAACATTTACATTCTTCTATTTTTGCTATAATTTCTTCTTTAATCATTTTCTCAACCCTTTTTTTGCACAGTTTCTATCAAGATATTGTTTTTCACTAAGGTTATAACACTCGTCAAAACCATAATAGAATTATATTATTAATTTGTTCTTAGGTGTAATTAATTTTTTATTTCTCACCAAAAACCATTATAAACCACCTCCACCATAAGGAACTAAACACAGAACACTGAAGGCCCATAAATGCAAAAACGAAAACACATATTCTTCGATGATAACGTAAAAGTCGAGGTAATGGCCAACAAAATACGTAAATACGAGAAATACAAGCCTCACAGTATGAAAACTTCTGATGAGGATTTCCGTCTGCAGGAAAAATTGGCCATGCTCTCTATAGTAGCCAGTAATTTCATGATGACTGGACACAGCCCTACCTTAGTTATGACTAAAAGAGAGGAAGGAGACGAAGTCTTACTACCAGTAGGTGGAGGCCAGAAAGACCGGGCCCGGGAGATAATATCTAAAGTGGATTTCAGGAAACTCTATCGTGGGGGAAAGGGTAGAAAAACAGATCCATTAATGATAGTAACGGCTATCTGTATGTATGTTATGCGCCAGGATAACCCTAAAAGAGGAGATATTAGATATTCCAATGATTTTATTAGCAAAGTTGGGGTAACTAAGGATATTTATCAGCATGTTAGCCAAAAACTGGATGATTTGTTGAATTCCCAAAATTTGATAGGTCGCTCTATATAGTGATATCAAAAATATTTGCTATTTTTTTAAATTATTTTATTCAAAATTAAAAACTAATTAATCTGGATTTTATTTAATTAACACTAATAAAAGGCCAGGCTGTTCTTGGCGAATGTTTCGGGCCTTTTTTATTATATGGGCTGGAAAAACTAATCGATTTTTTAATGTTTCTATTCTTCTTCTTCCATGGCAGCTAAATTCCACATTACACCGAATTTGTCACGGAGAATTCCATAAGACGGACTGAAAAATGTTTGCTGTAAAGGCATAAGTACCATGCCCTCTTCTTGTAAGACATCAAAGGCCTGTTTTACTACTTCCACAGTGCTTTCCACGACAACGGCTATTCTATCGGTGAGATCCTCATTTATTTCCAGGGGACTGTCTGATAATCTAATAAAATTGTCTCCAAATGGTAAAGTGGCCTGTAAGATCCAGTCTTTTTGCTCATCAGATATTGGCATAGAATTGTCTGGACTTTCAGGCATATCTCTAAACCGCATAATCTCAGATTTTTCTATATTAAATGCTTTTGTATAAAGTTCGATTGCTTCTTGACATTCTCCATGAAAGCTAAGATATGGTCTAATTTGCATTTTTTCCCTCTTTTTTTAGAATATAAATTTAGATATATTCTGTTATTTTATTCATTAATAACTTCTTTTTGTAGTTCTGGAAGATGCCATTTAATCTCTAATTTTAAATAAAGAGGCCCTAATTATTTTCCTGCTTTTAATTTGTCGCGTTCGGCAGATGCCATGGCTATCATCCGGGCAATCTCTGATAGGTTTTGATTAACTTCTTTTAGATCAGTTTCTTTTCCATTTATAGACGCGGCTTTATAGTCAATGGCCCCTTCTAAAGAAAAATCATCTTCAGAAACAACTATCCCAAATTTCCTACCTATTTCTGGCTCAATGACCTCATCAAGCGGGTTATTGAGTCTTTCTTTAACATCAATTTTTAATCCGGACAGGTATTCATCAAGTTTGGTCTCTACAAAACCCATAACAATAATTTCCTGAGGATCATTGACATTTATGGCAGTGCACATTTTGGTGGGAGTTCCGAATCCAACTGTATGATACCACGCTTTTCGAAAATCTTCGTATGTTTTTCCTTCTTTGAGTCTTCGGGTAACAATGGCCACGGTTTTCATATTTATTCTCCCTTTTCTAGTTGACTATTCCTTCGGTTCTCGAGAGAGATTCGCAGTGTGTTTTTTTGTTTCGGCATAGACGCTTGGTCCATAAAGCATGTATCCAATGCCCACAAAGATCAGAATGTACTCACCAATGGTAACAGCAGGTGGAGGTGAGACCGTGAAGAAGAAAAGTGCCTGATCAGCGGGTCCTATGAGGAAAATGAGCACTGCGTCGATTACTGCCAAGACACCGGCGAGCCTGGGTCTTCGTAGCCACAGCGAAACCAGCCCGGCAAGTGGAAGCAACAAACCCACGGCTATGAAGAACCCGGCAAACGCAAGGGTCCTTATTTCCTCCATACGAGGTTCGACTCCCAATGGAGTCAATAGAAAGCCCAAAATGAACCCAAACCCAAACAAGACGACCAATACGCGCTCTGCACTTGTGAAAAATGGCTTTCCCAACTCTCCTTTCCTGGGTGCTGGCTGGTCGTTTGTTGATTGAGAATTATTTTTTTTCATAAATTACCCCCTAAATTATTTCATTTTATGTTAATATGACCTTAGAAATTAATAAATTTGCTGATTTAAAGATTTTGGCCAAGAAAAAAAAAGGGTTCAAATTGTTGAATAATCTAATAATAAAAAGATATTATTTTGCATAAAGAAAGAAATGAGTAGGGCAGTATTTTAAAAAAATAAGGATTAATGGTGTTGAATTAGTGCTATCCGAACCCCATTTGGATCTTCTATAAATGCCAGGGTCCCCACCGTTATTTCCATAGGCCCCATGGTGATTTTGGCACCTTTAGCTTTAAGCTCTTCCAGTGTGGTATTCAGGTCTTCCACGTCCATTCCTATGGAAAATAGTCCTGGTTCATCTACTGGATTTTTAATGATTTCCACCATGGCTTCTCCTTCACCTTTCAATAAGGTGATGTTTCCGGCTGGCCCGAGATCGTATTGGCTATCTATTTCGAATCCCATAACTTCTGTATAGAACTTAATTGACTCCTCCATATCCTTAACAATCAGGGTACTGTATTTAATTTTCATAGATTTTAACCTCTCTTGTGTTAATTATCGATTATTAATTTCATTTTTGTAAATTCTCCTTTACTCTAAAAATAACGATCTTCTCCACCAAATCATAAGGGATCGGTTCATCCAGCGGAAACTGCACGGCACCTTTTGAGCTTTTATATTCTGATATCTGTTCTTTAAATGTTTCAATTCCCGAGGGTGCAGGATAAAATCCTATATGGTTTTTGTAGGCTGCAAAATGTACCAAGTTACCATGGAGCTTGAAAGTGGGCATGCCATAACTTATAGCCTCTTCAGCTTCAGGGGCCGCTTTTTGGATGACTTTTCGAATTTTTTCTAAAATATCCTGCATCTCTTCAGGAAATTCTGCGATATATTCGTCTATGGTTTCGAATTTTTTTCTGGGAGGCATAATTTTTCACTAGTATTATATTTAAATTAGTTTAATAATATTTTTAACGAAATTCGCCTGATTATTAATTTCTGAATAGGGGAGATTTAGTATGGAATCATTAAGGGAACAAATGTTTGAATATAGAAAACAGTTAGAAAAAGGCCACATACAGGGAGCATATAGGGGATTAATGAGTTATATCATGGATTTAAGAAATTATTTAAAAAATAAATATCCTGAATATTCTGTATCGGGGATTTATCAGGGTTATATGGATATGACTTATTTTTCATTCACGCCCGACTCATTAAAAAGCCTTAAATTGAAAATAGCTGTGGTTTTTATTTATGATACCTTTAAATTTGAAGTATGGTTGGCGGGATCTAATAAAAATGTTCAGAAAGAGTACTGGGAACTATTTACTGAAAAGAGCCTGGAAAAGTACCACATTCCATCATCTATAAAAGGAAGAGATTCCATTGCTGAAAATGTTTTAGTGGAAAATCCAGATTTTGGTGATTTAGATAGCTTAACCCAAGAAATTGAGGAGGGTACCTTAATATTTATGGCGGATGTGGTGGAATTCTTATCAAATGATTGATTTTTATTTAAAGAATTCTTTAACCCCACTATGTACAATAAAAAAAATTAATTTATTTTTATTAAAATTATTTCAGTAAACAGGTCCTTAAATTTTCTTTTAACTCAGGACTTTCATTATTTATCAACTTCCTCTAGGTCAAAATCAAACAATTCAAATATTATTTTATT
This genomic window from Methanobacteriales archaeon HGW-Methanobacteriales-1 contains:
- the hisF gene encoding imidazole glycerol phosphate synthase subunit HisF; this encodes MLAKRIIPCLDCDLQVPHGRVVKGVEFKQIRYAGEPVELATKYYEDGADEIVFLDITASHERRETMADVIKATTENVFVPICVGGGIRKPEDYVNMLKAGADKCSTNTAAIHNPDLISEASKIVGSQACVIGIDAKRRYIEDESEAQDKIIVETKKGLAWFDCSIYGGREFTGMDAIAWAMECEDRGAGEILLTSMDRDGTKDGYDLELTRAISESVDIPVIASGGVGTPQHVLEAFTLGKADAALAASIFHFNEYPVPEVKAFLKDNGVVVRE
- the dapB gene encoding 4-hydroxy-tetrahydrodipicolinate reductase, with protein sequence MIKIAVTGANGRMGTKIIKNILKQDDMELVAALGSPDTPLDGKDVGEVIGIGNIGVPINGAQKLFEVLKEKRPDVLVDFTRAHIATSNIKISAECGVNIVVGTTGLSDEQLAEIREAVAKNRIKAVISPNMAIGVNVFFKVIADLAKILNDYDMEIIEAHHNHEADAPSGTALKAYEIMAQALGRNKDDTFVPGRQGMVGERTPGEIGIHAVRGGDIIGDHTVLFAGEGERIEIIHRAHSRQSFVTGAMKAVRYLSRAPEGVVCDMGDVLVVG
- a CDS encoding MFS transporter, which produces MTYETPYNLAKDKIIMIMAGLMVGLLVAAFDYSIMATAMPRVISSLQGMEYYVWPFSTYMLTSTIAIIIFGKLSDIYGRKHILIAGIITFVISSILCGFSTNIFQLILFRGIQGIGGGILISLPFIIVGEIFTARERAKYMGIMATVFALADVLGPVLGGVITDNFGWRGVFFVNVPIGIIAVALILYSIPNFKLPDIKKVIDYGGIITFTLALSSMFLALTFVGDLNAYPLWEIVGLLLFSATMFLLFIRAEKKAVEPILPLRLFKNSIFSVSSIESLLSAAVMFCGVIYVPLFAQGVLGMSATDSGLLMIPMLFSLTLASIITGQIISWRGKYKNLVIAEFIIIGIGVVLLSTMNVHTPYYLLVAYSTILGVGSGMAYPLFNITAQNAFTLRDIGIVTASMRFFRNIGTIVFVPVFGYIMNLTLMSSAATLSKTQALVLSIQNIFFLAIILALVGLMVAFFLKEIPLGEDSPVSQEEVSDGWVEKVE
- a CDS encoding TetR/AcrR family transcriptional regulator codes for the protein MSLAKWKEREREQRQSDIIDAARKLIIDKDFDEISMNEIAREVGLGKSTLYLYFKNKESLYFAIVLRGIRIWAKMIKKEVKKGNSGFKKFVLYGKANREFSNQYPDYFRLLYSPTSIKKQFDMDKMSSSEEFQEVQELFKEIMFIGIDSIQKGIDEGEIRPDVDPTEAMILLSIIFNGMVNMGDWSKDILESKGIDGEKFNNDVGDLFLHMLRK
- a CDS encoding VOC family protein, with the translated sequence MQIRPYLSFHGECQEAIELYTKAFNIEKSEIMRFRDMPESPDNSMPISDEQKDWILQATLPFGDNFIRLSDSPLEINEDLTDRIAVVVESTVEVVKQAFDVLQEEGMVLMPLQQTFFSPSYGILRDKFGVMWNLAAMEEEE
- a CDS encoding S-D-lactoylglutathione methylglyoxal lyase; this translates as MKIKYSTLIVKDMEESIKFYTEVMGFEIDSQYDLGPAGNITLLKGEGEAMVEIIKNPVDEPGLFSIGMDVEDLNTTLEELKAKGAKITMGPMEITVGTLAFIEDPNGVRIALIQHH